One Paroedura picta isolate Pp20150507F chromosome 16, Ppicta_v3.0, whole genome shotgun sequence genomic region harbors:
- the EIF1 gene encoding eukaryotic translation initiation factor 1 — MSAIQNLHSFDPFADASKGDDLLPAGTEDYIHIRIQQRNGRKTLTTVQGIADDYDKKKLVKAFKKKFACNGTVIEHPEYGEVIQLQGDQRKNICQFLIEIGLAKDDQLKVHGF, encoded by the exons ATGTCCGCTATCCAGAACCTCCACTCCTTCG ACCCCTTTGCTGATGCAAGTAAGGGTGATGACTTACTTCCTGCTGGGACTGAGGACTACATCCATATAAGGATCCAGCAGAGGAACGGCAGAAAAACCCTCACCACCGTCCAGGGCATAGCCGATGATTATGATAAAAAGAAACTGGTGAAGGCCTTCAAGAAG AAGTTTGCCTGTAATGGTACTGTGATTGAGCATCCAGAGTATGGAGAAGTGATTCAGCTTCAGGGGGACCAGCGTAAAAACATTTGTCAGTTTCTCATTGAG ATTGGACTGGCTAAAGACGACCAGCTGAAGGTCCATGGGTTTTAA
- the LOC143826197 gene encoding keratin, type I cytoskeletal 17-like — protein sequence MTTFLSFSRSSSGGGQGPRGGSLLALAGSQPMSKVLGGSGVTRSFLSLAKEGPMKHYGPESSLLEMNAKETMQNLNDRLAAYLERVKFLEDSNKELERHIRETYAKRASAGPPDLSGYFSTVSELRAKIQEEALRNAGLLLQIDNAKLAAADFRVKLESELAMHLSVEGDLGGLRKVLAELKTSRASLQLQVDDLQEELAFLKRNHQEEVASLRGRLGGAINVEVDSMPGADLQKILAEIRDQYEQVMEKNRQEAESLHKAQCDAISQEVMVSTEAFQTAQAKRTEMKRLAQALEIELQSLRNMKAALEGTLAETQSCYGVELSRLRDLVAAREAELLKVRSDVQSQAEDYKQLLGIKTRLEMEIATYRRLLDGSEADPPLPPEPSATRRVKTLIEELVDGKVVSSRVEEVEEQI from the exons ATGACCACTTTCCTGAGCTTTAGCCGGTCCTCCTCAGGAGGAGGCCAGGGCCCCCGGGGAGGAAGCCTGCTTGCCTTAGCTGGATCTCAGCCAATGTCCAAGGTCTTGGGGGGCAGTGGGGTCACTAGAAGCTTCCTGTCCCTCGCTAAGGAGGGGCCGATGAAGCATTACGGGCCGGAAAGCAGCCTCCTTGAAATGAACGCAAAAGAAACCATGCAGAATTTGAATGACCGCCTTGCTGCCTACCTGGAAAGG GTGAAGTTTCTGGAGGACTCTAACAAAGAGCTGGAACGACACATTCGGGAAACCTACGCAAAGCGAGCGTCGGCGGGGCCTCCTGACCTGAGTGGGTATTTCAGCACTGTCAGTGAGCTGAGAGCGAAG atccAAGAAGAGGCCTTGAGAAATGCCGGGTTGCTCCTACAGATTGATAATGCCAAACTGGCTGCTGCTGATTTCAGAGTGAA GCTGGAATCAGAGCTGGCCATGCATCTGTCTGTGGAGGGAGACCTTGGTGGACTGCGCAAAGTGCTAGCCGAGCTCAAAACCAGCCGAGCTAGTCTGCAGTTGCAAGTAGACGACCTCCAGGAGGAACTGGCTTTTCTCAAGAGAAACCACCAGGAG GAAGTTGCCTCTCTCCGAGGGAGGCTGGGGGGCGCCATCAACGTGGAGGTGGACTCCATGCCTGGCGCTGACCTGCAGAAGATCTTGGCTGAGATCCGCGACCAGTATGAGCAAGTCATGGAGAAGAATCGCCAAGAAGCCGAGTCCTTGCACAAGGCCCAG TGTGACGCCATCAGCCAGGAGGTCATGGTCAGCACCGAAGCCTTCCAGACGGCCCAGGCGAAGAGGACGGAGATGAAGCGGCTGGCCCAGGCCTTGGAGATCGAGCTCCAGTCCCTCCGCAACATG AAAGCGGCCCTGGAGGGGACTTTGGCTGAGACCCAGTCCTGCTACGGGGTGGAGCTCTCTCGGCTGCGGGACCTCGTGGCCGCCAGGGAGGCCGAACTGCTGAAGGTGAGATCTGATGTCCAGAGCCAAGCCGAGGACTACAAACAGCTGCTGGGCATCAAGACCCGGCTGGAAATGGAGATCGCCACCTACCGGCGTCTGCTTGATGG ATCAGAAGCTGACCCACCACTCCCCCCGG AACCCTCTGCAACCCGTCGGGTGAAGACCCTTATTGAAGAGCTGGTGGATGGCAAGGTGGTCTCCTCTCGCGTGGAGGAGGTAGAGGAACAGATCTGA